A single genomic interval of Zunongwangia sp. HGR-M22 harbors:
- a CDS encoding efflux RND transporter permease subunit gives MRKLISYFIKYEVAVNIVIIAFLLFGAVGALTLKSSFFPLQDSRMINISVTYPGSAPEEIEEGIILKIEDNLKGLEGIERVTSVARESGGSITVEIERDENIDVMLTEVKNAVDRVPTFPTGMEPLVVAKEESVRPTIRFAISGEKIPLVTLKRISEQIENDLRMMDGISQIEIDGFPEEEIEIAVRENDLLAYNLTFQDVAQAVSGANILTTGGTIKTSSEDYLIRANNRSYYADDLEDLVLKSTTNGEIIRLSDIARVSDQFSETPNASFFNGNQSVNITISNTNSEDLLAAAEQVNEYIQKYNQKSSNVRLDVVFDSSIRLQQRTQLLVENGIMGIVLVLFFLSLFLNTRLAFWVAFGLPVAFLGMFIFAEQFDVTINVLSLFGMIIVIGILVDDGIVISENIYQHFEMGKNPIKAALDGTIEVVPPIISAIITTILAFASFLFLDSRIGEFFGEVSTVVMLTLVVSLIEALIILPAHIAHSKALKRNVSQPKSVIGKFFGKMRNINKLGDRLMIFLRDKVYGPVLNFVLKQQILSIGILLAVLILTFGAIGGNIIRITLFPSVASDRISIDLLMPEGVNPERTDSIITMVEEATWQVNKDFSEEQTGNLSVIENTIKRVGPGNNKASIQVNLLPGEERDFGAPEITNAIRDKVGPVYGVENLTFGSGGNFGGDPVSVSLLGNNLEELEAAKEELKANFENNPLLKDVNDSDPKGIKEINIFLKDNAYALGLDLADVIGQVRNGFFGTQAQRFQRGQDEIRVWVRYDLENRSSINDLDDMRILTPSGNRVPFDEIANYEIIRGTESISHLDGMREIRVSADMEDPNGSSTDILADIRENVMPEILTKYPSLSVSYEGQNREADKLINSASTVLPIILFLIYATIAFTFRSYSQPLLLMIMIPFSVIGVAWGHWIHDFPINMLSALGIIALVGIMVNDGLVLIGKYNGNLQDGMKFKQAIYEAGKSRFRAIFLTSLTTIAGMAPLLLEKSRQAQFLKPMAISISYGIGIATLLTLFLLPLLLSITNRIKVEGKWLATGNRVERESVERTIKELKEAEKNKDEY, from the coding sequence TTGAGAAAACTTATTAGTTATTTTATAAAGTATGAGGTTGCGGTTAATATCGTAATCATTGCTTTTTTACTATTCGGAGCAGTTGGTGCGCTTACTTTAAAGTCTTCTTTCTTTCCTTTGCAGGATAGCCGAATGATCAATATTAGCGTGACCTATCCAGGATCTGCGCCCGAAGAAATAGAGGAAGGGATAATCCTTAAAATAGAGGACAATCTAAAAGGCCTGGAAGGTATAGAACGTGTAACTTCGGTTGCCAGAGAAAGTGGAGGATCTATCACCGTAGAGATTGAGCGAGACGAAAATATTGATGTAATGCTCACCGAGGTTAAAAACGCAGTAGATCGCGTGCCAACCTTTCCAACCGGTATGGAGCCTTTGGTAGTTGCCAAAGAAGAATCGGTTAGACCAACCATTAGATTTGCAATTAGTGGCGAGAAAATCCCGTTGGTTACCTTAAAAAGAATAAGTGAGCAAATCGAAAATGATTTGCGAATGATGGATGGTATTTCTCAGATTGAAATAGACGGTTTCCCAGAAGAAGAAATAGAAATTGCGGTTAGAGAAAACGATCTTCTGGCTTATAATTTGACATTTCAGGATGTTGCTCAGGCGGTTTCAGGAGCAAATATCCTTACCACTGGAGGGACGATTAAAACCAGTAGCGAGGATTATTTAATTAGGGCGAATAACCGGTCTTACTACGCAGACGATTTAGAAGATCTGGTATTAAAATCTACTACGAATGGAGAAATTATCAGATTGTCTGATATTGCCAGAGTTTCCGACCAATTTTCTGAAACACCTAACGCATCATTTTTCAACGGCAATCAAAGTGTAAATATTACAATAAGTAATACCAATTCTGAAGATTTACTTGCAGCAGCAGAGCAGGTGAATGAATATATCCAAAAATACAATCAAAAAAGTAGCAATGTTCGTTTAGATGTTGTTTTCGATTCGTCCATAAGATTACAGCAACGAACGCAGCTTTTAGTGGAAAATGGAATCATGGGGATAGTTTTGGTCCTGTTCTTTCTTTCCCTTTTTCTAAATACAAGATTAGCCTTTTGGGTGGCTTTTGGTTTACCGGTTGCCTTTCTAGGAATGTTTATTTTTGCTGAACAGTTTGATGTCACTATTAACGTTTTATCGCTGTTTGGGATGATTATCGTTATCGGTATTCTCGTAGACGACGGGATTGTTATTTCAGAAAATATTTATCAACATTTCGAAATGGGTAAGAATCCCATTAAAGCAGCACTAGACGGGACGATAGAAGTTGTTCCTCCAATTATTTCAGCTATAATAACAACCATCTTGGCTTTTGCCAGTTTCCTGTTTTTAGATAGTAGAATAGGCGAGTTTTTTGGAGAAGTATCTACTGTGGTGATGCTTACACTGGTTGTATCTTTAATTGAAGCACTCATTATTTTACCTGCGCATATCGCACATTCCAAAGCATTAAAGCGTAACGTTTCGCAACCAAAATCTGTAATAGGTAAATTCTTCGGTAAAATGAGGAATATAAATAAACTTGGAGATCGATTGATGATTTTTCTTCGTGATAAAGTTTATGGTCCGGTTTTAAATTTTGTGCTGAAACAACAAATATTAAGTATAGGAATTCTTTTAGCGGTCCTTATTTTAACTTTTGGAGCTATTGGTGGTAATATTATAAGAATAACACTTTTTCCCAGCGTAGCCAGTGATCGAATTTCTATCGATCTTTTAATGCCTGAAGGAGTTAATCCTGAAAGAACAGATTCGATTATTACAATGGTTGAAGAAGCCACCTGGCAAGTAAATAAAGATTTTTCTGAAGAACAAACTGGTAATCTCTCTGTAATAGAAAATACCATTAAGAGGGTTGGCCCAGGAAATAATAAGGCGTCGATACAGGTAAATTTACTACCTGGTGAAGAACGTGATTTTGGTGCACCTGAAATTACAAATGCAATTCGCGATAAAGTAGGGCCAGTATATGGCGTAGAAAACTTAACGTTTGGATCGGGCGGTAATTTTGGAGGTGATCCTGTTTCTGTTTCCTTGTTGGGGAATAATCTCGAAGAACTAGAAGCCGCAAAGGAAGAATTAAAAGCCAATTTTGAAAACAATCCGTTACTAAAAGATGTAAACGATAGTGATCCTAAGGGAATTAAAGAAATCAATATTTTCCTTAAAGATAATGCGTATGCGTTAGGATTAGATCTGGCCGATGTAATTGGGCAGGTTAGAAATGGTTTCTTTGGGACACAGGCTCAGCGATTTCAAAGAGGACAGGACGAAATTAGAGTATGGGTGCGTTATGATTTGGAAAATAGATCTTCTATCAATGATCTTGATGATATGCGTATTCTAACCCCTTCTGGAAACCGCGTTCCGTTTGATGAAATAGCGAATTATGAAATTATTCGAGGAACCGAGTCGATTAGTCACCTTGATGGAATGCGAGAGATTCGAGTAAGCGCAGATATGGAAGATCCCAACGGAAGTTCAACAGACATTTTAGCTGATATTCGTGAAAATGTAATGCCTGAAATATTAACTAAATATCCAAGTTTAAGCGTTTCGTACGAGGGGCAAAATCGTGAAGCTGACAAATTGATAAATTCAGCCAGTACTGTATTGCCAATTATTTTGTTTTTGATTTATGCTACAATAGCTTTTACGTTTAGAAGTTATAGTCAGCCATTATTACTAATGATTATGATCCCTTTTAGTGTTATTGGCGTTGCATGGGGACATTGGATTCACGATTTTCCAATCAATATGCTTTCAGCATTAGGTATTATAGCGCTGGTGGGAATAATGGTTAATGATGGCCTGGTACTTATTGGGAAATACAATGGTAATCTACAGGATGGCATGAAGTTTAAGCAGGCAATTTACGAAGCAGGAAAATCTCGTTTCAGGGCAATTTTTCTTACTTCCTTAACCACCATAGCTGGTATGGCACCTTTGCTGTTAGAGAAAAGTAGGCAGGCGCAATTCCTTAAACCTATGGCTATATCCATAAGTTACGGGATTGGTATAGCTACTTTATTAACCTTATTTTTATTACCGCTACTGCTTTCTATTACTAACCGTATAAAAGTGGAAGGTAAATGGTTGGCAACAGGTAATAGAGTGGAACGCGAGTCTGTAGAGCGAACAATAAAAGAATTAAAAGAAGCAGAAAAAAATAAAGATGAATATTAA
- a CDS encoding efflux RND transporter periplasmic adaptor subunit codes for MDKRKIILSVLGLLLIVGAVFAAKWIIDSNVKKDPEIQKVVKNVFVKTVKNDTVPISIPANGNVTALRKLELYSEVQGIFRSSSKNFLAGQEYKKGQILLNIDSAEYAASVQSAKSDLYNSITAIMPDLRLDYPDAFEKWQQYLSNFDINKSVPELPEIETDKEKYFISGRGIVSSYYTIKNLEERLRKYTIVAPFNGILTEALVKEGTLIRSGQKLGEYIDPSVYELQVSIAKKFSDLLAVGEEVKLQNLDRTQKYSGTVSRINGRVNLETQTIQVFIRVEGQNIQEGMYLEAMLDAKKEPNALEIPRELLVERSKVYVVRDSVLDLVSVQPVYFSTESVVVKGLEDGTKMLAASVPGAYAGQLVNAEEVKDTAKNE; via the coding sequence ATGGATAAACGCAAGATAATTCTCTCAGTTCTTGGACTTCTGCTTATTGTGGGAGCCGTATTTGCAGCTAAATGGATCATAGACAGTAATGTTAAAAAAGATCCAGAAATACAGAAGGTTGTAAAAAATGTATTCGTTAAAACAGTTAAAAATGACACCGTTCCTATAAGCATTCCTGCTAACGGAAATGTTACTGCGTTAAGAAAGCTTGAACTCTACTCAGAAGTTCAGGGGATTTTTAGAAGCAGTAGTAAAAACTTTTTGGCAGGTCAGGAGTATAAAAAAGGTCAGATTTTACTGAATATTGATTCCGCAGAATATGCAGCCAGTGTACAGTCTGCTAAAAGTGATTTATATAATAGTATCACTGCTATTATGCCCGATCTACGCTTAGATTATCCAGATGCTTTTGAGAAATGGCAGCAATATTTAAGCAATTTTGATATTAATAAATCGGTTCCAGAACTTCCTGAAATCGAAACCGATAAAGAAAAATATTTCATAAGTGGTCGTGGTATTGTTTCTTCGTACTATACCATAAAAAACCTTGAAGAACGTTTAAGAAAATATACAATCGTAGCGCCATTCAATGGTATACTTACCGAAGCTTTGGTAAAGGAAGGAACATTAATTAGGTCTGGACAAAAGCTGGGTGAATATATAGATCCTTCTGTTTACGAATTACAGGTTTCTATAGCTAAGAAATTTAGCGATCTTTTAGCGGTGGGCGAAGAGGTTAAACTTCAAAATTTAGATAGAACCCAAAAATATAGCGGAACCGTTAGTAGAATTAATGGTAGAGTGAATCTGGAAACGCAAACCATTCAGGTGTTTATTCGTGTAGAAGGACAAAATATACAGGAAGGAATGTATCTTGAAGCAATGCTAGATGCTAAAAAAGAACCAAACGCTTTAGAGATCCCGAGAGAATTATTGGTAGAGCGATCTAAAGTTTACGTAGTTAGAGACAGTGTTTTAGATTTGGTAAGCGTCCAACCCGTTTATTTTAGTACCGAAAGTGTAGTGGTAAAAGGCCTTGAAGATGGTACTAAAATGTTAGCAGCATCTGTACCGGGAGCTTATGCTGGGCAGTTAGTTAATGCTGAAGAAGTAAAAGATACCGCTAAAAACGAATAA
- the abc-f gene encoding ribosomal protection-like ABC-F family protein: MLNIHNLSVSFQGEYLFQEISFRLGAGDRIGLIGKNGAGKSTMLKIIAGDQEYDSGQIAKDKELRIGFLKQDIDFVQGRTVLDEAYQAFEEIKRLEAKMNEINHQLATRTDYESDSYTELIQELTDVTHQYEIIGGYNYEGDTEKVLLGLGFSRADFKKLTDTFSGGWRMRIELAKLLLQNNDILLLDEPTNHLDIESIIWLESFLNSYPGCVILVSHDKMFLDNVTNRTIEISLGRIYDYKKPYSKYLELRGELREQQLAAQKNQQKEIEQTEKLIEKFRAKASKASMAQSLIKKLDKVNRIEVDEDDNAVMNISFPVSVQPGKVVVEAEHVGKAYGDHKVLEDINLLIERGSKIAFVGQNGQGKTTLAKIIIDEISHTGDLKLGHNVQLGYFAQNQADYLDGEKSIYDTMVDAANESNRSKVRDMLGSFLFRGDDVDKKVKVLSGGERNRLALCKMLLQPFNVLVMDEPTNHLDIKSKNVLKEACRNFEGTLIIVSHDRDFLQGLTKTVYEFRNKQIKEYLGDIDYYLEQRKLEDMRAVEKKDKAPKSAAKKVATEKQSYEDQKKLKALNNKLSKVESKITKLEKELKRKDHELATNYEKTIAQSNFLDSYNDKKKNLKKLFQEWEGLQLEIDEIS, from the coding sequence ATGCTCAACATCCATAATCTTTCAGTCTCTTTTCAGGGAGAATATTTATTTCAGGAAATTAGTTTTCGTTTAGGAGCCGGAGACCGCATAGGTCTAATTGGTAAAAACGGAGCGGGAAAATCTACTATGCTTAAGATTATTGCTGGCGATCAGGAATATGATAGTGGGCAAATTGCCAAAGACAAAGAGCTTAGAATTGGATTTCTAAAACAGGATATAGATTTTGTACAGGGACGTACTGTTTTGGACGAAGCATATCAGGCTTTTGAAGAGATTAAACGTCTGGAAGCCAAAATGAATGAGATTAATCATCAACTAGCGACCCGTACCGATTATGAAAGCGATTCTTATACCGAATTAATTCAGGAACTTACTGATGTAACACATCAATACGAGATTATTGGAGGTTATAATTATGAGGGAGATACCGAAAAGGTATTGCTGGGGCTTGGTTTTAGTAGAGCAGATTTTAAAAAATTAACCGATACCTTTTCTGGAGGTTGGAGAATGCGAATAGAACTAGCGAAGCTCTTGCTTCAAAATAACGATATTTTGTTGCTGGATGAGCCTACCAACCACCTGGATATAGAAAGTATCATTTGGTTAGAAAGTTTCTTGAATTCTTATCCCGGTTGTGTGATTCTGGTTTCTCATGATAAAATGTTCTTAGATAATGTAACCAATCGTACTATAGAAATATCTTTGGGTAGAATCTACGATTATAAAAAGCCGTATTCCAAATATTTAGAATTGCGAGGAGAGCTAAGAGAGCAGCAACTTGCAGCGCAGAAAAATCAGCAAAAAGAAATAGAGCAAACCGAGAAATTGATCGAGAAATTTAGAGCAAAAGCATCTAAAGCTTCTATGGCGCAGTCTTTAATTAAAAAGCTGGATAAAGTTAATCGTATTGAAGTAGATGAAGATGATAATGCGGTGATGAATATTAGTTTCCCTGTTTCAGTGCAACCGGGTAAAGTTGTTGTTGAAGCAGAGCATGTTGGGAAGGCTTATGGAGATCATAAAGTACTTGAAGATATTAATCTACTTATCGAACGCGGAAGCAAAATCGCTTTTGTTGGTCAAAACGGACAAGGGAAGACAACCTTGGCAAAAATAATTATAGATGAAATTTCTCATACGGGAGATTTAAAACTTGGTCATAACGTTCAGCTAGGTTATTTTGCGCAAAATCAGGCTGATTATTTAGACGGAGAGAAAAGTATTTACGATACCATGGTCGATGCTGCGAACGAAAGCAATCGATCTAAAGTTCGCGATATGCTAGGTTCGTTTTTGTTTCGTGGTGATGATGTAGACAAAAAAGTGAAAGTGTTATCTGGGGGAGAGAGAAACCGATTAGCACTTTGTAAAATGCTATTACAGCCTTTTAATGTGCTGGTAATGGATGAGCCTACCAACCACTTGGATATTAAATCTAAAAACGTGCTAAAAGAAGCTTGTAGAAATTTTGAGGGCACTCTAATAATTGTATCTCACGATAGAGATTTTCTTCAGGGATTAACCAAGACGGTTTACGAATTCAGAAATAAACAGATCAAAGAATATTTAGGCGATATAGATTATTATCTGGAGCAGCGTAAACTGGAAGATATGCGTGCTGTAGAGAAAAAAGATAAGGCTCCTAAAAGTGCAGCTAAAAAGGTAGCTACAGAAAAACAATCGTACGAAGACCAGAAAAAATTAAAAGCACTAAACAATAAGTTGAGTAAGGTAGAGTCGAAAATTACCAAATTAGAAAAAGAGCTAAAACGTAAAGATCACGAATTGGCGACTAATTATGAGAAGACAATTGCTCAGTCCAATTTTTTAGATAGTTACAACGATAAGAAAAAAAATCTAAAGAAATTGTTTCAGGAATGGGAGGGATTGCAGTTAGAAATAGATGAAATTAGTTAA
- a CDS encoding DUF983 domain-containing protein, translating into MKFLKGTKLYSILTGTCPVCQEESMYREKNPFKLNKVYEMHDHCSHCGTKYKIEPSFFYGAMYVSYAVGVAFSVAAFIIAHYFLGGGLLTSFFAIVGTLIVFMPIIMRLSRNIWINLFLKYDKNAAKRKQNRN; encoded by the coding sequence ATGAAATTCTTGAAAGGCACGAAGTTGTATAGCATTTTAACGGGAACCTGTCCCGTATGTCAGGAAGAGAGCATGTATAGAGAAAAAAACCCTTTTAAACTAAACAAAGTTTACGAGATGCATGATCATTGTTCTCACTGTGGTACCAAATATAAGATTGAGCCGTCATTCTTTTACGGGGCAATGTATGTAAGTTATGCGGTAGGAGTTGCATTTTCTGTAGCTGCTTTTATCATTGCGCACTACTTTCTTGGTGGCGGACTATTAACTTCTTTCTTTGCTATCGTAGGCACACTTATCGTCTTTATGCCAATTATTATGCGCTTATCCAGAAACATTTGGATAAATTTATTTCTGAAATACGATAAAAATGCCGCAAAGAGAAAACAAAACAGGAATTAG
- a CDS encoding NAD(P)/FAD-dependent oxidoreductase: protein MLDYIVVGLGLSGIAISNHLEKRNKKFVVFEDNSQESSKVAGGIYNPIILKRFTLAWEADKQINYSIPFYEELEKKLNTNFIQPFNIYRRFQSIEEQNNWFEAADNLRLAPFMGTQLVREVNSNISGDFSFGKLEKTGAIDTEKLISANRDYLKKHSILKEEKFDYSALEIEGDFVSYKDKKAKNIIFCDGFGLVDNPFFNYLPLRGNKGEYLIIKSKDLKLKQAVKSSVFILPLGNDLYKVGATYDHKDKTKEPTLEARTKLQKDLDKLISCEYEIVDQVSGIRPATADRRPLLGNHPQHKNLFLCNGFGSRGVLIGPLLSENLLNFIENGIPLPPEVDITRFQKKYYKN from the coding sequence ATGCTGGATTATATCGTCGTTGGTTTAGGTTTAAGCGGAATCGCAATTAGTAACCATCTTGAAAAAAGAAATAAGAAATTCGTTGTTTTTGAGGATAATTCTCAAGAATCTTCGAAGGTTGCTGGTGGTATTTATAATCCAATTATATTAAAACGGTTTACATTAGCCTGGGAAGCAGATAAACAAATTAATTACTCAATTCCTTTTTATGAAGAGCTTGAAAAAAAGCTAAACACTAATTTTATTCAGCCATTTAATATTTATAGGAGATTTCAATCTATAGAGGAACAAAATAATTGGTTTGAAGCGGCAGATAATTTGCGATTAGCCCCTTTTATGGGTACTCAACTAGTAAGAGAGGTGAACTCGAATATCTCTGGAGATTTTTCATTTGGAAAGTTAGAGAAAACGGGCGCCATAGATACGGAAAAGTTAATTTCAGCAAACAGAGATTATCTAAAAAAGCATTCCATTTTAAAAGAAGAAAAATTCGATTATTCGGCTTTAGAAATCGAGGGTGATTTTGTTAGTTATAAAGATAAGAAAGCTAAGAATATTATCTTTTGTGATGGTTTTGGGCTTGTAGATAACCCATTTTTTAATTATTTACCATTACGAGGAAATAAGGGAGAATATTTAATTATCAAATCGAAAGATTTGAAGTTAAAACAAGCTGTAAAATCATCTGTTTTTATTTTGCCTTTAGGTAATGATCTCTACAAAGTAGGCGCAACATACGATCATAAGGATAAAACTAAGGAACCTACTTTAGAAGCGAGAACAAAGCTTCAAAAAGATTTAGATAAGCTAATTAGCTGTGAATACGAAATTGTAGATCAGGTATCAGGAATTCGACCTGCTACAGCAGATAGAAGACCGTTATTAGGTAATCATCCTCAGCATAAAAATCTTTTTTTATGCAATGGTTTTGGTAGTAGAGGTGTACTTATTGGCCCTTTGCTTTCAGAAAATTTATTAAATTTTATAGAGAATGGCATTCCACTGCCTCCCGAAGTTGATATTACTCGATTTCAGAAAAAATATTACAAAAACTAA
- the porN gene encoding type IX secretion system ring protein PorN/GldN: protein MKGKYIIFSLLLFIGFTGMSQTASILNAEKPEDIGKSKTDAEDNTEGGPLEYGYVDDRDVLWSKGTWEIIDLNERVNFPLYYPVDTMNIASNRRSLYDVLIRAIKNGKIENIYADSYFTEKRTLKDIRATISRVDTTDYGIEQYNAGQEVDEQFIDRRDLGAADIVQYKIRGIWYFDKRQAELKYRILGIAPRAPDVNFIDDSELNDLVDLFWVWYPDARDALYEAKAYIGNNTVISYDQLLNARRFNSVIFKEDNVQGDRAINDYIVDNSFMQLLESERIKEQIRNFEQDMWNY, encoded by the coding sequence ATGAAAGGAAAATATATAATATTTAGCTTATTGTTATTTATCGGTTTTACCGGTATGTCACAAACAGCGAGTATTCTAAATGCAGAAAAGCCAGAAGACATTGGGAAGTCTAAAACAGACGCCGAAGATAATACTGAAGGTGGGCCACTAGAATATGGTTATGTAGATGATCGTGATGTACTTTGGTCTAAAGGGACCTGGGAGATCATCGATTTGAATGAGAGAGTTAATTTTCCTTTGTACTACCCTGTGGATACAATGAATATTGCATCCAACAGAAGGTCACTTTACGATGTTTTAATTCGTGCTATAAAAAACGGTAAAATTGAAAATATTTATGCCGATTCCTACTTTACGGAGAAAAGAACTTTAAAGGATATTAGAGCAACAATTTCTCGTGTCGATACTACAGATTATGGTATCGAACAATACAATGCCGGTCAAGAAGTTGATGAGCAATTTATTGATCGAAGAGATTTGGGTGCTGCCGATATTGTTCAGTATAAAATACGTGGAATTTGGTATTTCGATAAAAGACAAGCAGAGCTTAAGTATAGAATTCTTGGTATTGCACCAAGGGCTCCTGATGTAAACTTTATCGACGACTCAGAGCTTAACGACCTTGTTGATTTGTTTTGGGTTTGGTATCCAGATGCTCGTGATGCCTTGTACGAGGCTAAAGCTTATATAGGAAATAATACTGTTATCTCGTACGATCAACTTTTAAATGCTAGAAGATTCAATTCTGTTATTTTTAAGGAAGACAACGTACAAGGTGATAGAGCAATTAACGATTATATTGTAGATAATAGCTTTATGCAATTATTAGAGTCTGAGCGTATTAAAGAACAGATTCGTAATTTTGAGCAAGATATGTGGAATTATTAA
- the porM gene encoding type IX secretion system motor protein PorM/GldM → MASGKQSPRQKMINLMYLVFIAMMALNMSKEVLVAFGSMNEKLEQANATTEQRNASAMQGLQSKANEQAEKYAELAQKAETINQLSQNLDSYIEGVKNELTADLDDPQDYQAMDKTDILDERFFTGGKVSPRGQEFVDKIKEYREGVINTLGEDYSALNKEIAAKFDTSEEEDGEGTKKPWLTYNFEGFPLIASITQMTQIQSDVKTTENDILSSMLSGQLQEEVSMTNYSTLLETPKSAYYQGETFNGAIVLGRTDATTKPNKVELKLDGRTLSGDDYSLQGGKVVLNVPAGNAGSHKLTGQLIFAEDGEETLVPVEQEFAVIPKPNSATISADKMNVVYRGVKNPLTISMAGVQDNNISASAPGLSRVSGSSYVMDVTSVQAREVKINVTGTIDGKSYPSSSTFRIKDIPSPVGSIRKETGSVKMQRNSLEISEVGAELPDFDFDIGLRVTGFSFKVSGQPTVTVRGNRLDNAAKAALRRAGRGETVQIFDIEASLNSNSGYRLKKIAPVFVELTN, encoded by the coding sequence ATGGCATCAGGAAAACAAAGCCCTAGGCAGAAGATGATTAACCTGATGTATTTAGTGTTTATCGCAATGATGGCACTTAATATGTCTAAAGAAGTTTTGGTAGCCTTCGGTTCTATGAATGAGAAGTTGGAGCAGGCAAACGCCACTACCGAACAGCGAAACGCATCAGCTATGCAAGGTTTGCAATCAAAAGCAAATGAGCAGGCAGAAAAATATGCTGAACTAGCGCAAAAAGCGGAAACTATTAATCAATTATCACAGAATTTAGATTCTTATATTGAGGGGGTTAAAAACGAATTGACTGCCGATTTAGATGATCCACAGGATTATCAGGCAATGGATAAAACAGATATTCTGGATGAACGATTTTTCACTGGAGGGAAAGTTAGTCCAAGAGGTCAGGAATTCGTAGATAAGATTAAAGAATATAGAGAGGGTGTAATTAATACATTAGGTGAGGATTATAGCGCTCTTAACAAAGAGATTGCAGCAAAATTTGATACTTCAGAAGAAGAAGATGGCGAAGGTACTAAAAAGCCTTGGTTAACTTATAATTTTGAAGGATTTCCATTAATTGCTTCCATCACTCAGATGACGCAAATTCAGTCGGATGTTAAAACGACTGAAAATGATATTCTTTCTTCAATGTTATCGGGACAATTGCAGGAAGAAGTTTCAATGACAAATTATTCAACTTTGTTAGAAACACCTAAGTCTGCTTATTATCAAGGGGAAACATTCAATGGAGCTATTGTTCTTGGTAGAACAGATGCTACTACTAAACCAAATAAGGTAGAATTGAAATTAGACGGAAGAACACTTTCTGGTGACGATTATTCTTTACAAGGTGGTAAAGTTGTTTTAAATGTTCCTGCGGGTAATGCTGGTAGTCATAAGTTAACAGGTCAGTTAATTTTTGCTGAAGATGGAGAAGAAACCTTGGTGCCTGTAGAACAAGAATTTGCAGTAATACCTAAGCCTAATAGTGCAACTATTTCAGCTGATAAAATGAATGTTGTATATCGTGGAGTTAAAAACCCGCTTACAATTTCAATGGCTGGTGTTCAGGATAATAATATTAGTGCAAGTGCACCTGGTTTGAGCCGAGTTTCTGGAAGTAGTTACGTTATGGATGTAACTAGTGTACAAGCGAGAGAAGTAAAAATTAATGTAACCGGAACGATTGACGGTAAAAGTTATCCTTCTAGTTCTACTTTTAGAATTAAAGATATTCCTAGTCCGGTTGGTTCTATTCGTAAAGAAACCGGTTCAGTTAAAATGCAGAGAAATAGTCTTGAGATTTCTGAAGTTGGAGCAGAATTGCCTGATTTCGATTTTGATATAGGTCTTCGAGTAACTGGATTTAGTTTTAAAGTTTCTGGGCAGCCAACAGTGACTGTTAGAGGTAATAGATTGGATAATGCAGCGAAAGCTGCTTTACGTAGAGCAGGAAGAGGAGAAACCGTGCAAATTTTTGATATTGAAGCTTCACTTAATTCAAACAGTGGATATAGACTTAAGAAAATTGCACCAGTATTTGTAGAACTTACGAATTAA
- the porL gene encoding type IX secretion system motor protein PorL/GldL has product MAQSKTRMKVMNMVYGIGAAVVIIGALFKIMHWPFGNQMLIAGLVTEAFVFLVSAFEPVDEGYDWSLVYPELSEGSAAMVSPKKKEVVVEETKDAQGMLSKKLDEMLRDAKVDAALMSSLGDSIRNFEGAAKGIAPTVDAMASQKKYSQELTTAATQMETLNSIYKVQVESASKQAEVNKAVAENAGKLRAEMDSLTQNLASLNGVYGGMLTAMNGQRRA; this is encoded by the coding sequence ATGGCACAATCAAAAACTAGAATGAAGGTGATGAACATGGTTTACGGTATCGGTGCGGCCGTAGTTATTATTGGAGCGCTTTTTAAAATTATGCACTGGCCTTTTGGTAACCAGATGCTAATCGCAGGTCTTGTGACTGAGGCATTTGTATTCCTTGTTTCAGCATTTGAACCTGTAGACGAAGGTTACGACTGGTCTCTTGTATATCCCGAACTGTCTGAAGGGAGTGCTGCTATGGTTTCTCCTAAGAAAAAAGAGGTAGTTGTAGAGGAAACAAAGGACGCTCAGGGTATGCTTTCTAAAAAGCTTGATGAAATGTTACGAGATGCTAAAGTAGACGCGGCTTTAATGTCAAGTCTTGGTGATAGCATAAGAAATTTTGAAGGTGCAGCTAAAGGAATTGCTCCAACAGTAGATGCTATGGCTTCTCAGAAAAAATATAGCCAGGAGTTAACAACTGCTGCTACGCAAATGGAAACTCTAAATAGTATTTATAAAGTTCAGGTAGAATCTGCTTCAAAACAAGCTGAGGTTAACAAAGCTGTTGCAGAAAATGCTGGTAAACTTAGAGCTGAAATGGATTCTTTAACACAGAATCTTGCTTCTTTAAACGGTGTTTATGGAGGTATGCTAACTGCGATGAATGGTCAACGTAGAGCTTAA